A window of the Arachis duranensis cultivar V14167 chromosome 5, aradu.V14167.gnm2.J7QH, whole genome shotgun sequence genome harbors these coding sequences:
- the LOC107491228 gene encoding carboxylesterase 1 produces the protein MPLFSSPSSKCFWITLIVFSLSYYLLIAKSTTFPTSPPPPKLCNKNPYKQLNLVLNKNGSVRRGSMPPESPPAPDPNLPTKVLSKDLPINKSKGTWARIYLPRETLDQNSKLPLLVFFHGGGFIFLSASSTIFHEFCFNMANDVVAVVASIEYRLAPEHRLPAAYEDAVEALHWIKTNQEEDDWLRYYADLSNVFLVGSSAGGNIAYNAGLRLVATGSRYDLGIPKIQGLILIQPYFGGTQMTGSEMRLANEPHLSLCNNYALWELSLPVGADRDHEYCNPMVGDGPKKIEMIRRLGWRVLVTGCGGDPLVDRQMELVRVMEMKGVKVVGHFTAGDYHGVQDTDTFKAKQLYEVVKNFISSRY, from the coding sequence ATGCCCCTCTTTTCTTCTCCAAGCTCAAAATGCTTTTGGATAACATTAATAGTATTTTCCCTAAGCTACTATCTCTTAATTGCAAAATCAACCACATTCCCaacatcaccaccaccaccaaaacTATGCAATAAGAATCCATACAAACAACTCAACCTCGTATTGAACAAAAACGGCAGCGTCAGGCGCGGATCCATGCCTCCAGAGAGCCCTCCTGCACCAGATCCCAACCTCCCCACCAAGGTTCTCTCCAAAGACCTCCCCATCAACAAATCAAAGGGCACATGGGCGAGGATCTACCTACCCAGGGAAACACTGGATCAGAACTCCAAGCTTCCGTTACTGGTGTTCTTCCACGGTGGCGGATTCATATTCCTCAGCGCATCATCCACCATTTTCCATGAGTTTTGTTTCAACATGGCAAACGACGTCGTTGCGGTTGTTGCGTCCATTGAGTACCGTCTAGCACCGGAACATAGACTCCCTGCAGCCTATGAAGATGCTGTGGAGGCGCTGCACTGGATCAAAACTAATCAGGAAGAAGATGATTGGCTGAGGTACTATGCTGATTTGTCCAATGTGTTTTTAGTTGGTAGTAGTGCTGGGGGGAACATAGCGTACAACGCAGGTCTACGTTTAGTCGCTACTGGTAGTCGTTATGATCTAGGAATTCCCAAGATCCAAGGGCTTATATTAATTCAGCCTTATTTTGGTGGGACCCAAATGACCGGTTCAGAAATGAGGCTGGCCAATGAGCCTCATTTATCACTTTGTAATAACTATGCGTTGTGGGAATTGTCGTTACCCGTTGGGGCTGACCGTGATCATGAGTATTGTAATCCGATGGTGGGAGATGGTCCTAAGAAAATTGAAATGATTAGACGGCTTGGGTGGCGGGTACTGGTGACCGGATGTGGCGGTGACCCACTTGTGGACCGTCAGATGGAACTGGTGAGGGTGATGGAGATGAAAGGTGTGAAAGTGGTGGGGCATTTCACAGCAGGGGATTACCATGGGGTGCAAGATACTGATACCTTCAAAGCCAAGCAACTATATGAGGtagtgaaaaattttatttctagtAGGTATtga
- the LOC107491227 gene encoding carboxylesterase 1, which produces MSDHSEEHMKIIRKPDGTLTLLRKPESRSLPQSDPTLSITVLSKDLTINPHNDTWLRLFLPKQGTNDNKKLPLIVFFHGSGFVTSSAASTIFHDFCVNIADGAAAVVASVEYRLAPEHRLPAAYDDAVETFHWIKSSQDEWLTKHVDYSRCYLMGNSAGATIAYYAGLRIASGEVGDLEPLKIQGMILRQPYIGGTQRTESELRLENDAVLPLSDNDLMWELALPVGADRDHEYCNLTAVDGWRIEKVRDQGWRVMVSGCGGDPLVDRDRELVKLLEEKGVCVVSDFEEEGCHGIELTDPNKAKTLIRLIKHFMSS; this is translated from the coding sequence ATGTCCGATCACAGCGAAGAGCACATGAAAATCATTCGAAAACCAGACGGAACCCTCACTCTGTTGCGCAAACCGGAGTCACGCTCACTACCCCAATCTGACCCCACCCTCTCCATTACCGTTCTCTCCAAAGACCTCACCATCAACCCTCATAACGACACCTGGCTCCGCTTGTTCCTACCCAAACAAGGAACAAACGATAACAAGAAGCTACCACTTATTGTTTTCTTTCATGGTAGTGGCTTTGTCACATCAAGTGCAGCTTCCACCATATTCCATGATTTCTGTGTAAACATCGCGGACGGCGCCGCCGCCGTTGTCGCCTCCGTCGAGTACCGCCTTGCGCCGGAGCACCGATTACCGGCTGCATATGACGATGCTGTCGAAACTTTTCATTGGATTAAATCCAGCCAGGACGAATGGTTGACCAAACACGTTGATTACTCGAGGTGTTATTTGATGGGAAATAGTGCTGGGGCAACGATAGCGTACTACGCGGGTCTACGTATAGCTTCAGGAGAGGTAGGTGATCTTGAGCCGTTGAAAATCCAAGGGATGATATTACGTCAGCCGTACATTGGTGGGACCCAGAGGACGGAGTCAGAATTGAGGCTCGAGAATGATGCGGTTCTTCCTTTGTCGGATAATGATTTGATGTGGGAGCTGGCGCTGCCTGTTGGGGCTGACCGTGATCATGAGTATTGCAATCTGACGGCTGTGGATGGTTGGAGGATTGAGAAGGTGAGGGATCAGGGGTGGAGAGTGATGGTTAGTGGGTGCGGTGGGGACCCACTTGTTGACCGTGATAGGGAGCTTGTGAAGTTGTTGGAGGAAAAGGGTGTTTGTGTGGTGAGTGATTTTGAGGAAGAGGGGTGCCATGGCATAGAGTTGACGGACCCCAACAAAGCAAAAACACTCATTCGCTTGATCAAACATTTCATGTCCTCATAA
- the LOC107491226 gene encoding gibberellin 20 oxidase 1, translated as MAMECITSTQSMTQPHQNNNKESKTTPLVFDASILRHQHQIPSQFIWPDEEKPSLQVSKLVIPLIDLGGFLSGDPAATMEAVRLVGEACKKHGFFLVVNHGINADLISNAHSYMDDFFELPLSEKQRAQRKTGEHCGYASSFTGRFSSKLPWKETLSFQFSAEKNSPKIVKEYLSNTMGKEFEQFGSIYQDYCEAMSKLSLGIMELLGMSLGVGKECFREFFEENRSIMRLNYYPPCQKPDQTLGTGPHCDPTSLTILHQDQVGGLQVFVDNEWHSITPNFNAFVVNIGDTFMALSNGKYKSCLHRAVVNNKTTRKSLAFFLCPRNDKVVSPPRELVDDDFSPRVYPDFTWPMLLEFTQKYYRADMNTLNAFTDWIQQKESC; from the exons ATGGCAATGGAGTGCATAACAAGTACTCAATCCATGACTCAACCACaccaaaacaacaacaaagaaagtaagacaACACCATTGGTGTTTGATGCCTCAATCTTGAGGCATCAACACCAAATCCCAAGCCAATTCATTTGGCCTGACGAGGAGAAGCCAAGCTTGCAAGTATCCAAGCTTGTCATCCCCCTCATCGATCTAGGCGGCTTCTTGTCTGGCGACCCGGCCGCCACAATGGAAGCCGTCAGGCTCGTTGGGGAGGCATGCAAGAAGCATGGCTTCTTCCTCGTCGTCAACCACGGGATCAACGCCGACTTGATCTCTAATGCACATAGCTACATGGATGATTTCTTTGAGCTTCCCCTGTCTGAGAAACAGAGAGCTCAGAGGAAAACAGGGGAACACTGCGGCTATGCTAGTAGCTTCACTGGCAGATTCTCATCAAAGCTTCCATGGAAGGAGACACTCTCTTTTCAATTCTCCGCAGAGAAAAACTCACCAAAGATTGTCAAGGAATACTTATCCAACACAATGGGCAAAGAATTCGAGCAATTCGG GTCAATATACCAAGATTACTGTGAAGCTATGAGCAAACTTTCACTGGGGATAATGGAGCTTCTTGGAATGAGCCTTGGAGTTGGAAAAGAATGCTTCCGGGAATTCTTTGAAGAGAATAGGTCAATAATGAGGTTGAACTATTATCCACCATGTCAAAAACCAGACCAAACATTAGGAACTGGACCTCATTGTGATCCAACATCTTTAACCATTCTTCACCAAGACCAAGTTGGTGGCTTGCAAGTGTTTGTTGATAATGAGTGGCATTCCATTACCCCAAATTTCAATGCTTTTGTCGTCAATATCGGAGACACCTTCATG GCGCTTTCAAATGGAAAATACAAGAGTTGTTTGCATAGAGCAGTGGTGAACAACAAGACAACAAGGAAATCACTTGCTTTCTTTTTGTGTCCAAGAAACGATAAGGTGGTGAGTCCACCAAGAGAATTAGTGGATGATGATTTTAGTCCAAGGGTGTACCCTGATTTTACATGGCCTATGCTCCTTGAGTTCACTCAGAAGTACTATAGAGCTGACATGAACACCCTTAATGCCTTTACCGATTGGATTCAACAAAAAGAAAGTTGCTGA